A single window of Finegoldia magna ATCC 29328 DNA harbors:
- the dut gene encoding dUTP diphosphatase — protein sequence MKYFTEKHNLKVGTKDSAGIDLPACLDEKTTVKAKEYVDINTKIHVEIPQGCFGMVVPRSSIGTKKHLALQNTVGIIDSDYRGAIKLKFFNYGNENIAIEDGEYVAQMIIVPYTSVDLQKVDTLNELSETERGAGGFGSTNR from the coding sequence ATGAAATATTTCACAGAAAAACACAACTTAAAAGTAGGAACAAAGGACAGTGCAGGAATTGATCTTCCAGCCTGTTTAGACGAAAAAACAACAGTAAAGGCTAAAGAATATGTAGATATCAATACGAAAATTCACGTAGAAATACCACAAGGTTGCTTCGGAATGGTCGTTCCCCGTTCATCTATTGGAACTAAAAAACATTTAGCACTACAAAATACCGTAGGGATTATCGATTCTGACTATCGTGGTGCGATTAAGCTTAAATTCTTTAACTATGGTAATGAAAATATCGCTATCGAAGACGGTGAGTATGTCGCACAAATGATTATAGTACCATATACTTCAGTTGATTTGCAAAAAGTAGATACATTAAACGAACTAAGCGAAACTGAAAGAGGTGCTGGTGGATTTGGAAGCACAAATAGATAG
- a CDS encoding siphovirus Gp157 family protein, whose product MENTLYEQNVQLNQIIERLAELNQMVPETEMDEHRIKLERELLLEKFRDSTESLEEKANNTAGYIKHLENNVKEIDEEIKRLKARKDSFNNSISFLKSALSTLFNLCDKKKLKTALYTFTLAKGKGKVVIEDEAKLSDEYLIPQPPKPDKQKLYDDIANQGLIIDGVQLEYSESLRIR is encoded by the coding sequence ATGGAAAACACATTATACGAACAAAACGTTCAACTTAACCAAATTATTGAGAGATTAGCAGAGCTTAATCAAATGGTTCCTGAAACAGAAATGGATGAACACAGGATTAAATTAGAGCGTGAATTATTGCTTGAAAAGTTTAGAGACTCTACCGAATCTTTAGAAGAAAAAGCGAATAATACAGCTGGTTATATAAAACATTTAGAAAACAATGTCAAAGAGATTGATGAAGAAATTAAAAGGCTTAAAGCAAGAAAAGATAGCTTTAATAATTCTATAAGTTTTTTGAAATCGGCTTTGTCAACATTGTTTAATCTTTGTGACAAGAAAAAACTTAAAACAGCATTATATACATTTACACTAGCTAAAGGAAAAGGCAAGGTTGTTATTGAAGATGAAGCAAAACTATCTGATGAGTATCTGATACCTCAACCGCCTAAACCTGACAAACAAAAACTATATGACGATATTGCTAATCAAGGGTTGATAATTGACGGTGTTCAATTAGAATATAGTGAATCATTAAGAATTAGATAA
- the tnpA gene encoding IS200/IS605 family transposase: MVNYTRKKGIVYKHQFHIIFCPKYRRKVLVNGIDDRLKEIFLEIAKDEEIDIKAIEIMPDHVHLFIEFDPRKSLHRVIKALKGKSSNILRNEFPELKSKIPSLWTRSYFSCSVGHINDKVVKKYIEQQKGV, from the coding sequence ATGGTTAACTACACTAGAAAAAAAGGCATAGTATACAAACATCAATTTCATATTATCTTTTGTCCTAAATATAGAAGAAAAGTATTAGTAAACGGAATTGACGATAGATTAAAAGAGATATTTCTAGAAATCGCTAAGGATGAAGAAATAGATATAAAGGCTATAGAAATAATGCCAGATCATGTTCATCTATTTATAGAATTTGACCCTAGAAAAAGTCTTCATAGAGTAATAAAAGCACTAAAAGGGAAATCTTCTAACATACTAAGGAATGAATTTCCAGAGTTAAAAAGTAAAATACCAAGTTTATGGACTAGAAGCTATTTCTCTTGTTCTGTAGGACACATAAACGACAAGGTAGTAAAAAAATATATAGAACAACAGAAAGGTGTATAA
- a CDS encoding helix-turn-helix transcriptional regulator, whose protein sequence is MKIDYNNIRPLDESDYKLKPEKEIAKELRHIRIKQLHLSQKDIAKLCGISRTAWGHYEKGRCLPARERMAKIATLANRTVQEIFYDVNVEN, encoded by the coding sequence ATGAAAATAGATTATAACAACATTAGACCGCTTGATGAAAGTGATTACAAATTAAAACCTGAGAAAGAAATAGCTAAGGAGCTTCGACATATTAGAATTAAACAGCTACATCTATCTCAAAAGGACATTGCTAAACTTTGTGGAATTTCAAGAACTGCTTGGGGTCATTACGAGAAAGGAAGATGTCTTCCAGCAAGAGAAAGAATGGCAAAAATAGCTACGTTAGCTAATAGAACAGTTCAAGAAATTTTCTATGATGTAAATGTAGAAAACTAG